Genomic segment of Solanum stenotomum isolate F172 unplaced genomic scaffold, ASM1918654v1 scaffold1663, whole genome shotgun sequence:
CAATTTAGGACCCGTTTTGGATGGTttattattttaggaaaaataatttggatgagtgtcttttaataaataattactgattttagcgatactttttatttattatcatttatagcaatattaTGTTAAATctgtaatatatattaaaagtgaattaagtatgcaatatatatgtattataactgtttttacaaatatattatgcttgtttggtaaaaagttgacacattgtattataagtgtattaaaatgtgtgataaatgtattatctatcaataaaacttgtattatatgtgaataataaattgttctttgtaatatgaattaaaagtgtattataaatgtattaaaagtgatcaagtgaaaaaaaaatgttattgctataaatggtaaatattttttatttatagtatatttatgtaagtttcccattttaaggaaagttttaaatttcattttttatcatgatttaagaaaagttttgaaatttttttctccttAGTTTATGTATggtattcattttttcttaaattataaaaaattaagaaaaggtCATTCCAGATGAGAAGATTGTGTTCCATGTTTTTCCTATGCAAGCAAGGCCTTCCCGTTCGCCTACTGAACTACTAAGATTCCGTCACATGTCTGCGGTGCTCAGTTTCCTAAACTGCAGCATTTTGAAATAGTAGAGAtcgagagaaagaaaaagagatgcAAATCTACTGCTTAATCTAATAAGCTAAACACTAAACATAATTTGCCTTCATCATTGTCTGAaaccaatatacatatatatgtttacaACACTTATATAGCAACAAAACATACCTAGTGAAATTGATATACTATATAGCGACAAGATATATAATACGTTTATCTCCATGAGCAAGAAATTAGTTTGAAATTTCACAACAACCTACTCTAGTTACACGATAGTGGAAGTTATGCTGATGATGATACCGCAATGGGGCTTCGGACCATATGGACTCCATCACTCCATGTGTACCAACCAAACGAGAACTCATTTCTACTTTCAATACTACTTTGCGCTGTAACTGTTATGTTGAAGTTGTGTTTCTCTCCCAATTTGCTGAAGCGTAAGATTTTGGGAACAATATCAACAATATATCCAGGAGGTGAACTCACCGCTAAAATGTAGGTCGAGTTGTCTTTTCCAACATTTGTAACAACTCTTGTGACAGTCCTGCTGGATCCTCTCATGTTTGCTATTGCAAGTGATGGGTAGTTAAGGTTACTCGCCGCAGGTACTTTGTCAGGACAATTGTACGATGAAACTTGCCTTATGTTTTGACTACAGAGATAGAGAAGATAATCTGTATATGTAGCATCATAAATGAGTCCAGGATCTGCTGCTCTTGATGGCCTGAAATGTCCTGATCCGTATTCGAAGGGGTTTGCATCATCCCCAGTGGCATTTTTTATTGGCCTACCAACCGCATTATTAATTGTTGCTGTAGTAAGAGTGAATTAAAAACTGCTGTGAGAAATATTGTAAAAGTAATTAACGAtgagttcaatttttttgaagagAAACAGAATTACATGTGGTCATTAGAGCAGATCTGATTGCAGCACTACTCCAATCTGGATGAATTGATTTTAAGAGTGCAATTACAGCTGAAACATGTGGGCAAGACATGGATGTTCCAGACACTATGTTGTACTTCACAACCCGATGATCTTCTGGCATATTCAGGGGAGATGATGCCTCGCTCCACGCTGCTAGTATGTTAAATCCAGGAGCAGTTATATCTGGCTGCAATTTAATACAAAACTATTCTTCAGAAAGAGTTTAACTTGTATAATTGGACGGACTACTCATTTTGTGGCAGTGAGTGGCACTAATATATACTACCTTGAGAATGTTGGGATCAACAACATTTGGTCCTTTGGAACTGAAAGGTGCCATGACAGGTGCTGGCTTGGTGCCAATCATTGTATTTCCCGGAACAAGTGTTGCCGTTGGATGTTTTTCGGTCAGTATATATGTCAGGAGTGTATTTAGGCCATCTAAAAAAGTAACTGTTGCGGGATTCAGAAAAGGGGTGACTTGTATCTCGCTAAATGAATTTCCTAAAATAGCGGCAACACCTCCAGCTCTTTTCACTTCCATTGATGCCTGTATATCACTATTTATGCAGAGGACAACTTTTCCTCTGACAAGTTTTCTTGATAGTGTACCAGGAAGACATGCTCTGTATATTCAATAAGAAGAGCAAAGTAGTTAGTTTTCATAATTCTAAgtggttaaaataattaaaaagattgAAAGTTACCCTGTTGTATTGCTTGCCGTAGTTCCTCTAATTTCTACATATCCTGCATAAACCAAAGGATGCAATCTCCTCCTCCTTATTGGAGTTACTGTTTGTCcctatattattataaataaaaagaaaaaagattaattaatttactagTTGATGGAAATCCTGATAAGGGTTCAGCCATATGCACATAGTTTCATTTGCCAAAGTAGGTTACTAATGAAAGATTACTCCTTGTAGCACAGAGTTGATTGTGTTTACCTTCAAATTCTATTATACTGGGTCGTTTGGTAGCTTGTTAGGGTTATGCAGATATTAGTCAGGTAggattagttattaattaaactttgtattattttatgcaggcattaatcaaattttatacataaataacttatttcctATCATAAGTTATACGGAAattaatttgtttcttttccAACTACAAAACGACTAGTGCATAGAACTTAAACTATATATTGTAGCGATTAATTCCCAAGTCAATTAATCCTCACCTCGACGATCATTCCATTTCCGAGAAGAATTGGAGCTGAAAACACTCTATCGATGTTACTAGCACCAACTGTGATAATCCATGGCGCTACATTTGCAACAGTTGAAGGTGTTGGACCATCATTTCCAGCACTACAAGATACTACAATATTTCTCTTCACAGCATGCAAAGATCCAATTGCAATAGGATCCTCTGTGTAATATGTTTCAGATTGAAACCCCAGAGAAATACTAAGTACATGAACCCCATCAGCTATGGCATCATCAAAAGCAGCAAGAGTGTCATCTTGAAGGCATGTATTTCCCTCAGCTAAACTCTGATCTGGAACTGGCCAACATACTTTATAGATGGCAAGTCGAACATTGGGGGCACCTCCAGTAGCTGTACCCTTTGCAAATCCACCAATTGCTGATGCATTTGCGACTCTTCTACCACCCACCGTGCCTGCTGTGTGAGTGCCATGACCGTCTACATCTCTCGGTGATCGAAAGTCCCTTGTCTCGTTAAGAGGACCATAGTACACCTCGTAACCTTTTAAATAGTATCGCGCTCCAATTAACTTCCTTTTAACaaacaacaaccaaaaaaaagagttgtagactattcagtatatatataagttaaattgaAAGCGGAAATAATGGATGAAATTAACTCATCATTGACTAACTGAAAACACTACTAGTTCAACCTGTTGCAATGGGAGGCATTGAAGGCAACACCTTCTTGGCAAATTCCTTTCCATGACTTTGGAACTGGTTCCATTCCTTCATCATTGAAACTTGAAGATTCTGGCCACACCCCTTTAATAAAAAGAGATGAagagtaaatataaaaaattgttttgaaaCAGTGCCCAGTCCCAAT
This window contains:
- the LOC125850398 gene encoding subtilisin-like protease SBT5.6, producing the protein MGVWPESSSFNDEGMEPVPKSWKGICQEGVAFNASHCNRKLIGARYYLKGYEVYYGPLNETRDFRSPRDVDGHGTHTAGTVGGRRVANASAIGGFAKGTATGGAPNVRLAIYKVCWPVPDQSLAEGNTCLQDDTLAAFDDAIADGVHVLSISLGFQSETYYTEDPIAIGSLHAVKRNIVVSCSAGNDGPTPSTVANVAPWIITVGASNIDRVFSAPILLGNGMIVEGQTVTPIRRRRLHPLVYAGYVEIRGTTASNTTGACLPGTLSRKLVRGKVVLCINSDIQASMEVKRAGGVAAILGNSFSEIQVTPFLNPATVTFLDGLNTLLTYILTEKHPTATLVPGNTMIGTKPAPVMAPFSSKGPNVVDPNILKPDITAPGFNILAAWSEASSPLNMPEDHRVVKYNIVSGTSMSCPHVSAVIALLKSIHPDWSSAAIRSALMTTSTINNAVGRPIKNATGDDANPFEYGSGHFRPSRAADPGLIYDATYTDYLLYLCSQNIRQVSSYNCPDKVPAASNLNYPSLAIANMRGSSRTVTRVVTNVGKDNSTYILAVSSPPGYIVDIVPKILRFSKLGEKHNFNITVTAQSSIESRNEFSFGWYTWSDGVHMVRSPIAVSSSA